One Deinococcus roseus DNA window includes the following coding sequences:
- a CDS encoding bifunctional 5,10-methylenetetrahydrofolate dehydrogenase/5,10-methenyltetrahydrofolate cyclohydrolase codes for MQPIYGKDTARDIKYNVKLEIARWNGRGITPRMAVVLASSDPASLVYVQSKKRTAESLGLGLEVFDLGAEVSQRELEQTLHRLSDSAEFQGVMLEFPLAPHLDPEKALSRIAAHKDVEGLSPANLSLIATGREKDAILAPTPHACILLAETQGPLIGKRVAVIGPGRTVGRPLISMLINRGATVTVVTEHTREVQTTLKDCEVIFVCVGRHGLLRKAAITEGQIVIDAGINVINDGLKGDADPEIYPLLKAYSPVPGGVGVVTSALIFQNFVRALELQAQEALTGGQA; via the coding sequence ATGCAGCCGATTTACGGAAAAGACACTGCACGGGACATCAAGTACAACGTCAAACTGGAAATTGCCCGCTGGAACGGCAGGGGCATCACCCCCAGAATGGCAGTGGTTCTGGCTTCCAGCGATCCAGCCAGCCTGGTATACGTGCAAAGCAAAAAACGCACGGCTGAAAGCCTGGGATTGGGTCTGGAGGTCTTTGACCTGGGGGCCGAAGTGTCCCAGCGTGAGTTGGAGCAAACCCTGCACCGACTCTCAGACAGTGCAGAATTTCAGGGGGTGATGCTGGAGTTCCCTCTGGCCCCCCATCTGGACCCTGAAAAAGCCCTGTCCCGCATTGCTGCACACAAGGATGTGGAAGGGCTTTCTCCGGCCAACCTGTCCCTGATTGCCACAGGTCGGGAGAAGGATGCCATTCTGGCCCCCACCCCCCATGCCTGCATTTTGCTGGCTGAAACCCAGGGACCCCTGATCGGGAAGCGTGTGGCCGTGATTGGTCCGGGCCGCACGGTGGGCAGACCCCTGATCAGCATGCTGATCAACCGGGGAGCCACTGTCACGGTGGTCACCGAACACACCCGCGAAGTGCAGACCACCCTGAAAGACTGCGAGGTGATCTTTGTGTGCGTGGGCCGCCATGGCCTGCTCAGGAAAGCCGCCATCACCGAGGGTCAGATCGTGATTGATGCAGGCATCAACGTGATCAACGATGGCCTGAAAGGCGATGCAGACCCAGAAATCTATCCCCTTTTAAAAGCCTACTCTCCAGTTCCCGGAGGGGTGGGCGTGGTGACCAGTGCCCTGATCTTCCAGAATTTCGTACGCGCACTGGAGTTGCAGGCCCAGGAAGCCCTCACTGGAGGTCAGGCATGA
- the purH gene encoding bifunctional phosphoribosylaminoimidazolecarboxamide formyltransferase/IMP cyclohydrolase, whose amino-acid sequence MRAILSVSNKTGIVDFAKCLVEKGFEIISTGGTFKTLRDAGVAVRYVTEITGFPEILEGRVKTLHPAVHGGILARRTPEHLAQLDQQDITPIDLVCVNLYPFRETIAKPDVTFNDAIENIDIGGPAMIRASAKNHESVLIVVDPSDYPEILGNLGNVTSGYRKYLAQKAFAHTAAYDTAIANYLAPSSSLPAQKTVELTQVMELRYGENPHQKAALYREGSQKGTVLDAEVLHGKAMSFNNYTDAEACWNLSTEFSEPTVVGVKHANPCAVGTGETLAQAWQRAYEADPVSIFGGIVAVNRPLDADTARALKDVFLEVILAPEYTPEAFEILSKKKNLRLMKVAQAPKPTLDYKRINGGFVVQEADTLGLEGIQQTVVTRRAPTEQELQDLLFTWRVVKHVKSNAIVVGKDGRTTGIGVGQVNRIWATKQAIEHAGEHARGSVLASDAFFPFDDVVKTAAAAGITAIIQPGGSVRDEDSIKAADELGIAMVFTGVRHFRH is encoded by the coding sequence GTGCGCGCTATACTTTCTGTCAGCAATAAAACCGGCATCGTGGACTTTGCAAAATGTCTCGTGGAAAAAGGCTTTGAAATCATCTCCACCGGAGGGACCTTCAAAACCCTGAGGGACGCTGGAGTCGCAGTCCGTTATGTCACCGAAATCACCGGCTTTCCTGAAATTCTGGAAGGCCGGGTCAAGACCCTGCACCCCGCCGTGCACGGGGGCATCCTGGCCCGCAGAACCCCCGAGCATCTGGCCCAACTGGACCAGCAGGACATCACCCCCATTGATCTGGTGTGCGTGAACCTTTACCCTTTCCGGGAAACCATTGCAAAACCCGATGTGACCTTCAATGATGCCATCGAGAACATCGACATCGGTGGACCTGCCATGATCCGTGCCAGCGCCAAAAACCACGAGTCGGTGCTGATCGTAGTGGACCCCTCAGATTACCCCGAGATCCTGGGCAACCTGGGGAATGTCACCTCTGGGTACAGAAAATACCTGGCCCAGAAGGCTTTTGCCCACACTGCCGCTTACGATACTGCCATTGCCAATTACCTGGCCCCCTCCAGCAGTCTGCCTGCCCAGAAAACCGTGGAACTGACCCAGGTCATGGAACTGCGTTATGGAGAGAACCCCCACCAGAAAGCCGCCCTGTACAGAGAAGGCAGCCAGAAAGGTACCGTGCTGGACGCCGAGGTGCTGCACGGCAAGGCCATGAGCTTCAACAACTACACCGATGCAGAAGCCTGCTGGAACCTGTCCACCGAGTTCAGCGAACCCACCGTGGTGGGGGTCAAGCATGCCAACCCCTGCGCTGTGGGCACCGGGGAGACCCTGGCCCAGGCCTGGCAACGCGCTTACGAAGCCGATCCTGTAAGCATCTTCGGGGGCATTGTGGCCGTCAACCGCCCGCTGGACGCCGACACCGCCCGTGCCCTCAAAGACGTGTTCCTGGAAGTGATTCTGGCTCCCGAGTACACCCCTGAGGCTTTTGAAATCCTCAGCAAGAAGAAAAACCTGCGCTTGATGAAGGTCGCACAGGCCCCCAAACCCACTCTGGATTACAAGCGCATCAATGGGGGTTTTGTGGTGCAGGAAGCCGACACCCTGGGTCTGGAAGGCATCCAGCAAACCGTGGTGACCAGGCGTGCTCCCACCGAACAGGAGCTGCAGGATTTGCTGTTCACCTGGAGGGTGGTCAAGCACGTCAAATCCAACGCCATTGTGGTTGGCAAGGATGGACGCACCACCGGAATTGGGGTGGGGCAGGTGAACCGCATCTGGGCCACCAAGCAGGCCATCGAGCACGCAGGTGAGCACGCCAGAGGCAGTGTGCTGGCTTCTGACGCCTTCTTTCCCTTTGATGACGTGGTGAAAACCGCTGCTGCTGCTGGCATCACGGCCATCATCCAGCCCGGAGGCTCTGTGCGCGATGAAGACAGCATCAAAGCTGCAGACGAACTGGGCATCGCCATGGTTTTCACTGGCGTGCGTCACTTCAGGCACTGA
- a CDS encoding cyclodeaminase/cyclohydrolase family protein encodes MSLWNQNIQDLLNQTASDAPTPGGGSVAGLTASFGLGLIIMALEISRPKKNADVTGIEALLIECRELLTILQTHADRDVAAFERYMEALKLPKGTEERKTAVKSATRNAALTPLEAAQDVLRAVGLGKRATFLAHNSIISDVGAGVALLRGASQAFLLTVDMNLKYDADLNSEFAAERTRVLQDTQDLAEEVLAVVQGILS; translated from the coding sequence ATGAGCCTGTGGAATCAGAACATCCAGGATTTGCTGAACCAGACCGCCAGCGATGCCCCCACTCCGGGGGGTGGATCGGTGGCAGGACTGACCGCCTCTTTTGGTCTGGGGCTCATCATCATGGCCCTGGAGATTTCCAGACCCAAGAAGAATGCAGATGTCACTGGAATTGAAGCGCTTTTGATCGAGTGCCGTGAACTGCTGACCATCCTGCAAACCCATGCGGATCGGGATGTGGCGGCATTTGAGCGTTACATGGAAGCCCTGAAACTCCCCAAGGGCACCGAGGAACGCAAGACGGCGGTCAAAAGCGCCACCCGCAATGCTGCCCTCACCCCTCTGGAAGCGGCACAGGATGTGCTGCGGGCTGTGGGACTGGGAAAAAGAGCAACCTTTCTGGCCCACAACAGCATCATCAGCGATGTGGGGGCCGGGGTGGCCCTGCTCAGGGGAGCCAGCCAGGCTTTCTTGCTGACCGTGGACATGAACCTGAAATACGATGCAGACCTGAACTCTGAATTTGCCGCAGAGCGCACCCGTGTGCTGCAAGACACCCAGGATCTGGCAGAGGAAGTGCTGGCTGTGGTGCAGGGCATCCTGTCCTGA